The genome window CACCCTGGACGCCGATCTGCAGCTGGATGGCAACGGTGCGACCGTGACCGGGAAAATTGGCGTCAGTCGCAGCAGAGACGCCCTGCAGGCCTCGTTGTCGGTATACGGACACCGGACGCCGGACCCGCTGCTGGAGCTGATCGCCACTGGGCCGACCGGCGCGCCGGATGTTCGCCTGAAAGGCCCCTGGATCACTGGTCGATAGCAGCGTGCGCCCTTGCAGGCGGGGCTTGACCGAAAGACGCGAATGCGTAGTGTCGTCCAAAGAAATCTCCTCGGGGTGCCTAATGGAGGCTGAGAGGCGGCGTGCCGTCGACCCGTGGAACCTGACCCGGTTCGGACCGGCGTAGGGAAGGGAGATAACCGTTTGGCCGCCCCCGGCAGGCCACGCAATCCCCCCGCAGCCGGTCCCGCATCGTCCGCCCGTGACGAGAAAGGACATCCACGCCGTGACGGCCCCTGGAAATGCAATTGAACTGGCCACCCTATCCGCCGATCTGCTGAACCGGATCGCGGAGCGGGGCATTCGCGTTCATTGCCTGACGAATTCCGTCGCCGAACCGATCACCGCCAACGCCCTTCTGGCGATCGGCGCGGTGCCAAGCCTCACGGCAGATTCCGAGGAATTGCCGGACTTCCTGCGCAGTGCGGACGCTCTTCTGATCAATCTGGGCACGCCCAGCGCTGAAAAGAAGGCCGTCCGGCGACTGGCCGCGACCGTCGCCTCGAAATCCGGCCTACCCTGGGTTCTGGACCCGGTCATGGTCGACCGGTCGGATCGCCGCAGGACCGAGGCCGAAACCCTGATTGCCGAGCGGCCGACCGCCATTCGCTGCAATGATGCGGAAGCGGCGGCGCTGGCGAATTCAATGACCGGGCTGGCCGGAATCATCGCCTGCACCGGCGCGGTGGATCGGGTCCGACACGGTACGCGGTTTGCCTCCCTGGCCGTCGGGCACCCGATGCTGGCACGCATCACGGCGACAGGATGCGCCCTCTCCGCCATTCTGGCCGCGTTTCTGGCCGTCCATCCGAAAGACCGGCTGGCGGCCGGTCTGGCGGCGCTGGCAGCCTTCGGCGCGGCCGGGGCAGAAGCGGCAGAACGTGCGGCGGGGCCGGGCAGCCTTGCCGTGCATCTGCTGGACAGCCTGTCGACATTGGATGCCGAGCGGATCGCCAGGCGGATCGAATCCTACGAACTTCGCGCGGAGGACAGCGCATGACCCGGCCTTCCCTGGACCTGACCCTGTATCTGATCGTAGGCCCGTCCCATGTCGATGGCGACCCGGCTCCGCTGGTGCGGGATGCGGTCCGGGGCGGCGTGACCCTGGTCCAGTTGCGCGACAAGACCTCGACGACCGGCGGCATGGTTGCTTCCGCCCGCGCCTTGAAGGCAGCCCTCGACGGGACAGGAGTGCCGCTGCTGATCAATGATCGCGCGGATGTGGCGGTCGCAGCCGGTGCGGACGGGGTGCATCTGGGGCGCGACGACCTTTCCCCGGCCGACGCACGCGCCATTGTCGGATCGGACCGCATCGTTGGTGTGACAGTCAAGAACCCGTCAGAAGCCAGAGCGGTCGAGCCCGGCATCGTCGACTATGCGTCCGTCGGCGGCGTCTTCTCGACAGAGAGCAAGATCAATCCCGATCCGCCGATCGGCCTGGACGGTCTGCGCGAGATGGCCGCTGTGCTGACGGCCGGGTCCCCGGGCCTGCCACGGTGTGCCATCGCTGGAATCGATGGAACGCGCGCCGCGGAGGTCATCGCCGCAGGCGTCGACGGTGTCTGCGTCGTCAGTGCCATTACGCGTTCGACCGATCCCTTCAACGCCGCGCAGCAATTGCGCGCCGTGGTCGATGCGGCGAAACGCGAGCATGAAAGGTCTTTCGCATGACCAATACCCCCATTGCCATGACCATCGCCGGATCCGACAGCGGCGGCGGCGCCGGTATCCAGGCGGATCTCAAGACGTTCTCGGCCCTGGGCGTCTATGGCTGTTCCACGATCACCGCGCTGACGGCACAGAATACGCGGGCCGTTACCGGGATCTGCCCGGTCGCGCCGGAGTTCGTGCGGGCCCAAATGGATGCGGTCTTCGACGATATCGGCGTCGATGCGGTCAAGATCGGCATGCTGGGCGATGCAGCCCTGATCCGCGCAGTTCGGGACGGTCTGCAGACCCACAAGCCGGACTGGATCGTTCTCGACCCGGTGATGGTCGCCAAGAGCGGCGACGCGTTGCTGGCGCAGGAAGCCGTCACGGCGCTGGTCGCCGACCTGTTGCCGATGGCCCATGTCGTCACACCGAATCTGCCGGAAGCCGCGGCACTGCTGAAGCGCAAGGACGCCATCGACGACCCGGATGCGATGGTCGAAGCCGCACAGGCTCTGCTGGACCTGGGGCCCGGAGCCGTCGTCCTGAAGGGCGGTCATCTGGCCGGGCAGGATTCCGCCGACCTGCTGATGACGGCGGAGGGCAGCACCTGGCTGCCGGGCCGACGGGTCAACACGCAAAACACTCATGGGACGGGCTGCACCCTTTCCAGCGCCATTGCCGCCGGACTGGCGAAAGGCGAAACGCTGGACGACGCAGTCAAATCCGCAAAGGCCTATATCGCAAATGCTATCGCCGCGGCGGACCGTCTGTCGGTCGGCCACGGCCACGGGCCTGTTCACCACTTCCACGCATATTGGGCAGAGGCTGGAAAATGACCAAACCGACGATGACTCCGACCCGACGCTCCCTCCTGACCGGCGGTGCCGCCATCGGCCTGGCGACCGCCGCAAGTGCCTTCCCCGCCCCCGCCATCGCGGACGGCGTTCGAAAATGGCGCATGTTGACCTCCTGGCCCAAGAACTCGCCCGGTCCAGGCCAGACCGCAGAGCGCCTGGCCAAACGCATAACCGAAGCATCCGACGGCAAGATCGTGGTCAAGGTCTACGGTGCCGGTGAAGTGGTTTCCGGCTTTGAGGTCTTCGATGCCGTCAGTGGCGGCACTGCCGAAATGGCGCATACCGCCGCCGTCTACTGGACCGGCAAGACCGCGGCGTCGGCCTATTTCACCACCGTGCCTTTCGGCCTGACCTCCCGCGAGCATATGGCATGGATCTATCACGGCGGCGGACAGGCACTTTGGGATCAGTTGTACGAGCCGTTCGGCATCAAGCCCTTCATGGCCGGCAATACCGGCATGCAGATGGGGGGGTGGTTCAAGAAACCCATCCGTTCCATCGACGATCTGCAGGGTCTGAAGGTTCGCATCGTCGGCTTCGGCGGCGACATCTATCGTCGCATGGGCGCGGCGCCGGTCTCCCTCCCCGCCTCCGACATCTTCACCAGCCTGGCATCGGGCGCCGTGGACGGCGCGGAATTTCTCGGCCCCTGGATCGACGAGGCCTTCGGCTTCTACAAGGCCGCGCCGTACTATGTCTGGCCGGGATTCAACAAGCCGAATGGTACCGGCGAATGCCTGATCGGAAAATCGCTGTATGACGAGCTGCCGGACGCGCTGAAACAGATCGTCACGAATGCCTGCATGGCGGAGCACGCCTATGCCCTCGCCGAAGCCGACTGGAAGAATGCCGACGCTTTGGACCGGTTGGTCAGCGAACGGGGTGTGGAACTCATGGCCCTGCCGCAGGATCTTGTGGCCCGGGCGCGGAGCGAGGCCGATACCGTCATGAAGGAAGCGCTGGACGGCGCCCATCTCGGGCCGGAAATCCTGGAATCATATGCCGCGGCACAGCGCAAGGCACGACGCTGGGCGGAGGTCGGCACGGCCGCCTACCAGACCATGCGCGGCGCCTGACACCGGACCCGACCGTCATGGCATCTCCCGGCATAACGGTTGAAGCGGCCGGCCTGTCCTTTGGCGGCCGCCCCGTCTTCAACGACCTTTCGCTGACATTGTCGGGTGGATGCTGGACGGCGCTGCTGGGCCCAAGCGGTGTCGGAAAGTCCAGTCTGCTGCGTCTGATGGCGGGACTTCCGGCCGCAGACGGCGGCGAAATTCGGGGGAAGGTCTCGGCGACAGACGGGACGGAACTGACCGGCCGCATAGCCTACATGGCGCAGCGCGACCTCCTGCTGCCCTGGCGCAGCGTCGTCGACAATGTGCTTTTGGGGCTGCGTCTGCGCGGCACACAGATCGGACCTCAGGATCGCCATCGCGCGATGCATCTGCTGGATCAGGTCGGACTGGCGGATCGGTCCGAAGACAGGCCCGCATCCTTGTCGGGCGGAATGCGCCAACGCGTCGCGCTCGCCCGGACCCTGATGGAAGACCGACCCGTCGTCCTGATGGACGAGCCCTTTTCCGCGCTGGACGCCCTGACACGGTTCCGGCTTCAGGAATCGGCGGCATCGCTGTTGCAGGATCGTACGGTGTTTCTTGTGACGCACGATCCGATGGAGGCCTTGCGGCTGGCCGATCGCATCCTGATCCTGGCTGGTGAGCCGGCGCGGCTGCAGGAAACAGCGGCGCCGCCGAGCCCGGCAAGACCAAGAGATCCCGGCAGCGAGGTCATGGCCGCAAGGGCGGCGGAACTGACCCGTAACCTGGCGGGTCCGGGGGAGCGTGTGGCATGACACGCCTCTTCCGCCTGTCCGTGACGACCGTCGGATTGCTGGCCGCCTGGTGGCTGCTGGTCTGGTTGACCGAGGCCCCGCCCTTCATGCTGCCCGATCCCGCACGGGTGATCGGGGTCCTGGTCGAGCGCTTCTGGTCGATCCTTCCCCATGCCGGCATTACCGGGGTGGAAATCCTGATCGGGCTCGCTCTGGGAACCATATTTGGCGGGGCAAGCGCCCTGCTTCTTGTCTCCGTCGCACCGGTCCGACGCTGGCTGATGCCGTTGCTGGTTGTCAGCCAGGCCCTGCCGGTCTTCGCACTGGCCCCGCTTCTGACACTCTGGTTCGGCTATGGTCTGGCCTCGAAGATCGCGATGGCGACGCTGATCATCTTCTTCCCGGTCACGGCCGCATTTTACGACGGTCTGCGCCGCATCGATCCGGGCTGGCTCGATCTCGCCCGGGTGATGGGCGGCAGTCGCGCCACGACCCTTTTGCATCTGCGCCTGCCAGCCGCCCTGCCCGCCTTCGGCAGCGGCCTGAGGGTGGCAACCGCGGTCGCCCCGATCGGCGCCGTGGTTGGGGAATGGGTCGGGTCCTCCGCCGGGCTCGGCTATCTGATGCTGCATGCGAATGGGCGCATGCAGACCGACCTGATGTTCGCTGCCCTGTTGGTCCTCGCCGTCATGGCGCTGACGCTCTACGCAGCGGTCGATGCGGGCGCCCGCGCCCTGACCCGATGGCAGCCGGAGGACGGCTATGCCTGAACGCAAACAATGAACCGACAAACGAACCGATAAAGGAATGACCGGATGAAACGCACCCTGATCGCCGCACTGTCCGCGGCCCTGTTGCTGGCCACAGCCCGTCCCGGCATGGCACAGGACAAGATGACCGTCCTGCTGGACTGGTTCGTCAATCCGGACCACGCGGCGCTGGTCGTCGCACGGGACAAGGGCTTCTTCGCGGATCAGGACCTGGAAGTCGAACTGATCGCACCTGCCGATCCGAACGACCCGCCGAAACTGGTCGCTGCCGGAAAGGCCGATGTGGCGGTATCCTATCAGCCGCAATTGCACATGATGGCCGATCAGGGCCTGCCGCTGGTGCGGGTCGGCACCCTGGTGGATCAGCCGCTGAACAGTCTTGTGGTTCTGGCCGACGGTCCGGTCAAATCCATTGCCGATCTGAAAGGTGCGCGGATCGGCTATTCCGTCGGCGGGTTCGAAGACGCCCTGCTGGGGGCGATGCTGAAGGAGGCCGGCCTGTCGCTGGACGACATCGAACTGATCAACGTCAACTGGTCGCTGTCGCCCTCCCTGATCGCCGGACAGACCGATGCCGTGATCGGCGCCTTCCGCAATTTCGAACTGAACCAGATGGACATCGAAGGCCATCCGGGCCGCGCCTTCCTGCCCGAAGACCACGGCGTCCCGGCTTATGACGAATTGATTCTGCTGAGTTCCAGCCATGGCCGCGACGACCCGCGCCTGCCGCGCTTCCTGCGCGCACTCGAGGACGCGACGGCCTTCGTTCAGGAGAATCCGGCCGAGGCCTGGGAGGTGTTCATTGCCGCCTATCCCGATCTGGATGACGAACTGAACAGGCGCGCATGGAAGGACACGGTCCCGCTTCTCGCCGACAAACCCGCGAAACTGGATGCCAAGCGATACTACGATTTCGCAGCCTTCATGCTGGAATCCGGCCTGATCGAATCCAGCCCGGAGCTTCATGTCTATGCGGAGGAACTGCCGGTTCCCTGCAACTGCTCCGCCAACTGATCTGCCAACTGATCCGCTTTTCGGAGGGAACCATGCCTGATCTGTTCGACCGCCTGAAGGCGTCCTGTCCGAAAGACTGGGAGGCCTATACCCGCCACCCCTTCGTTCGGGGCATGGCGGACGGCACCCTGCCGGAACCGGCCTTCCGGTACTATCTGGAGCAGGATTATCTGTTCCTGATCCAGTTCGCCCGCGCCTATGCCCTGGCCGGATACAAGGCGCGAACCGTGGAAGACCTGAAACGGGCAAAAGACGGTATCGCGGCCATCATGGATGTGGAACTGAACCTGCATGTCGGGTTCTGCCGGAAATGGGGCATTGATCCGGCCGACCTGGAGAACCTTCCCGAAGACCCGGCCAACATGGCCTATACACGCTATGTCCTGGAATGCGGCATGGCGGGCGATCTTTTGGACCTTCACGTGGCGCTGCTGCCCTGCATGCTGGGCTATGGCGAAATCGGTCCGGCACTGGATTCCGAAACGAAGGCACGGGGTGTCGACACGCCCTATGCCGACTGGATCGCGATGTATGCCGGATCCGACTATCAGGACGCCTGTGCCGATGAACGCCGGTATATCGACCGCCTTGCAGGGCCCCAGCTGTCGGACACGCGCTTCGACGATCTGGCCCGGACCTTTCGCGACGCGACCCGGCTGGAAATCAAGTTCTGGCAGATGGGGCTGGACGCGGCCTGAACTCCGAAACGGGCGGCCCGGCTATTCGGTCTGGGTCGCCCGCGCGCGTTCCTTGGCAGCGCGCTTGCGGGCTCGGCGGGCATGCCGCGCCAGCATCTGACGGCGCTGCCGCTCCCGCAACTTGGCGAGAAACTTCAGGGTCAGGACATATCCCGCCCAGGTTCCGGCAACGGCCCAAGGGATGCAACCGACAAACAGCGGCACGCCCCAGGTTCGGAATATCTCGTGCGTATAGACCCAAAGCGATTCGACGAAAGTCGCATCCTTCGACAGGACACTTTCCACATGGGCCTGAAAGACATCGAAGCCCAGATCGGTGCTGTCGCCCATCATCAACCGCCCTGTCAGCAGGCAGAGATAGTAGTAGGCCGGGGCGGTCAGCACATTCGTCGGCCAGGTCCAGGCCAGCGCCACGATCAGATTGAATTTCCAACTGGGCTTCAGCCATTTGATGGCGGCCCAGAAAACAAGAATCATCGGCATCTGGATGCCGACCGTGGGCGTTAGTCCGAAGGCAAGCCCGATCGCCGTACCGCGCGCCGTCGGAACGCCGTTATGGCGCCCTCGCGCAATCGGAATAACCAACTTGTACTGCAGAAGGCGCGCCAGACCGGTCAGCCGCTTCTTGCCGTTCGGCTGGGCAGCTTCCGTTTCCGGCTCGCTTGGGGGCGGCGTTTCTGTCTCGGCCATGCCTTTTGCGTTTGACTATGCGGACCAATTTGGGCGCACCATATCGCGTAATCGATGACAGGCAACGGTGTTATCGACGCACCGCGCTCTGATATCGTGGTCGGCGGCATCGCGCGGAAAACCGGCGCCGATCTTCGATCGTGATCTCGCCCGATCGAAATGGTATGACCTTTCCAGGTATCTCATACAGCGGAAATTTCCGGAGCAGCACCATGGCCAGATCAGCAGAATCCAAGCACGCGGCGAACCCCGGCATCGGCATCCTGCAGCAACGGTTCGGCGACCGTGCCTCCACCTCGGCGGCCGTGCGCGAACAGCACGGCCACGGCGAAGGCTGGTTTCCCGGCGCACCGCCGGACCTGGTGATCTTCGCCCATTCCACCGAGGAGGTGGCAGAAATCGCCAAGGTCTGTTCCGAGCACAAGATTCCGATGATCCCCTTCGGCACCGGCACGTCGCTTGAGGGCCATGTGGCGGCGCTGGAAGGCGGCGTGTCGATCGACGTTTCGCAGATGAATGCAGTGCTGGAAGTCAACAATGAAGACCTGGATTGCCGCGTCCAGGCGGGTGTGACGCGCAAGCAGCTGAACGAATACCTGCGCGACACCGGCCTGTTCTTCCCGATTGATCCCGGGGCGGACGCGTCGCTGGGCGGCATGGCGTCGACCCGTGCTTCGGGGACCAACGCCGTGCGCTACGGCACCATGCGCGAAAATGTTCTGGGCCTGACGGTGGTCATGGCCGACGGCCGCATCATCAAGACCGGCGGTCGGGCCCGTAAGTCCGCTGCGGGATACGATCTGACCCGGATTTTTGTCGGCGCCGAAGGCACGCTGGGCATCATCACCGAAGTGCAGCTGCGCCTGTACGGCATTCCGGAGGCCGTCACCTCCGCCGTTTGTCAGTACCCGGACCTGGAAAGCGCGGTGAACACCGTCATTCTGACGATCCAGTCGGGTATTCCGGTGGCCCGGATCGAGCTGCTGGACGATGTTCAGATGGGCGCCTGCATCGACTATTCGAAACTGGATGGGTTCGAACGGAAGGTGACCCTGTTCTTCGAGTTTCACGGCTCGGAGGCGTCCACGGCCGAACAGGCCGAACAGGTTCAGGCCCTGTCCGACGAATTTGGCGGCAGCGCCTTCCGGTGGACGAGTCAGGCGGAGGAGCGCACGAAACTGTGGGAGGCCCGTCACAACGCCTTCTATGCGGCCTGCGCCGCCGCGCCGGGCAAGAAGGGCATGGCGACCGATGCCTGCGTGCCGATTTCGAAACTGGCCGACTGCATTCTGGATACCAAGCGGGACATCCAGGATTCCGGCATCTATGCACCGATCGTCGGTCATGTCGGGGACGGCAACTATCATCTGTGCCTGATGTTTGACCCCGATGACGCGGACGAGTTGAAGCGCGCCAAGGATATGGTTGAGCGGCTGAATCAGCGCGCCATCGCCTATGGCGGAACCTGTACCGGCGAACACGGCATCGGCTACGGCAAGAAGCATTTCCTGACCGCGGAACACGGTGAGGCGGTGGCCGTCATGCGTCAGTTGAAGCAGGCTTTCGATCCGGACAACCTGATGAACCCGGGAAAGATTCTGAGCGCCTGATTGCGAAGACGGCCCGGTCGAGCCGCGCAAAAACAATTACACAGAGTGCTGCCACACCAGTCAGACCAGCCACCAGGAAGGCGACCGATGGCCAGCCGAATGTGGTCGCGAGGCCCCCGGCCAGCGGCGGCCCGACCAGCAGGCCGATATTGTTGCCCTGCATGATCAATCCCATGGTGGCCCCGACCAGCGATCCGCCGCCCGATCCCCCGGGCGCGAAACGTGGCGCGGCGTCAAAGAGGACGACCGGAACCACGCCACCGACCAACGCAAACAGAATGCAGAGGATCAAGGCCGGTAGCGCCGGCAGCGGCATCCAGAAGAAAAGACATCCCGTTACCGCCATTACGGCGAATCCGGCAATCAGGATATGCGCCGGCGGCGCAGTCCC of Alphaproteobacteria bacterium contains these proteins:
- a CDS encoding hydroxyethylthiazole kinase encodes the protein MTAPGNAIELATLSADLLNRIAERGIRVHCLTNSVAEPITANALLAIGAVPSLTADSEELPDFLRSADALLINLGTPSAEKKAVRRLAATVASKSGLPWVLDPVMVDRSDRRRTEAETLIAERPTAIRCNDAEAAALANSMTGLAGIIACTGAVDRVRHGTRFASLAVGHPMLARITATGCALSAILAAFLAVHPKDRLAAGLAALAAFGAAGAEAAERAAGPGSLAVHLLDSLSTLDAERIARRIESYELRAEDSA
- the thiE gene encoding thiamine phosphate synthase, producing the protein MTRPSLDLTLYLIVGPSHVDGDPAPLVRDAVRGGVTLVQLRDKTSTTGGMVASARALKAALDGTGVPLLINDRADVAVAAGADGVHLGRDDLSPADARAIVGSDRIVGVTVKNPSEARAVEPGIVDYASVGGVFSTESKINPDPPIGLDGLREMAAVLTAGSPGLPRCAIAGIDGTRAAEVIAAGVDGVCVVSAITRSTDPFNAAQQLRAVVDAAKREHERSFA
- the thiD gene encoding bifunctional hydroxymethylpyrimidine kinase/phosphomethylpyrimidine kinase; protein product: MTNTPIAMTIAGSDSGGGAGIQADLKTFSALGVYGCSTITALTAQNTRAVTGICPVAPEFVRAQMDAVFDDIGVDAVKIGMLGDAALIRAVRDGLQTHKPDWIVLDPVMVAKSGDALLAQEAVTALVADLLPMAHVVTPNLPEAAALLKRKDAIDDPDAMVEAAQALLDLGPGAVVLKGGHLAGQDSADLLMTAEGSTWLPGRRVNTQNTHGTGCTLSSAIAAGLAKGETLDDAVKSAKAYIANAIAAADRLSVGHGHGPVHHFHAYWAEAGK
- a CDS encoding TRAP transporter substrate-binding protein, encoding MTKPTMTPTRRSLLTGGAAIGLATAASAFPAPAIADGVRKWRMLTSWPKNSPGPGQTAERLAKRITEASDGKIVVKVYGAGEVVSGFEVFDAVSGGTAEMAHTAAVYWTGKTAASAYFTTVPFGLTSREHMAWIYHGGGQALWDQLYEPFGIKPFMAGNTGMQMGGWFKKPIRSIDDLQGLKVRIVGFGGDIYRRMGAAPVSLPASDIFTSLASGAVDGAEFLGPWIDEAFGFYKAAPYYVWPGFNKPNGTGECLIGKSLYDELPDALKQIVTNACMAEHAYALAEADWKNADALDRLVSERGVELMALPQDLVARARSEADTVMKEALDGAHLGPEILESYAAAQRKARRWAEVGTAAYQTMRGA
- a CDS encoding ABC transporter ATP-binding protein; translation: MASPGITVEAAGLSFGGRPVFNDLSLTLSGGCWTALLGPSGVGKSSLLRLMAGLPAADGGEIRGKVSATDGTELTGRIAYMAQRDLLLPWRSVVDNVLLGLRLRGTQIGPQDRHRAMHLLDQVGLADRSEDRPASLSGGMRQRVALARTLMEDRPVVLMDEPFSALDALTRFRLQESAASLLQDRTVFLVTHDPMEALRLADRILILAGEPARLQETAAPPSPARPRDPGSEVMAARAAELTRNLAGPGERVA
- a CDS encoding ABC transporter permease: MTRLFRLSVTTVGLLAAWWLLVWLTEAPPFMLPDPARVIGVLVERFWSILPHAGITGVEILIGLALGTIFGGASALLLVSVAPVRRWLMPLLVVSQALPVFALAPLLTLWFGYGLASKIAMATLIIFFPVTAAFYDGLRRIDPGWLDLARVMGGSRATTLLHLRLPAALPAFGSGLRVATAVAPIGAVVGEWVGSSAGLGYLMLHANGRMQTDLMFAALLVLAVMALTLYAAVDAGARALTRWQPEDGYA
- a CDS encoding ABC transporter substrate-binding protein — its product is MKRTLIAALSAALLLATARPGMAQDKMTVLLDWFVNPDHAALVVARDKGFFADQDLEVELIAPADPNDPPKLVAAGKADVAVSYQPQLHMMADQGLPLVRVGTLVDQPLNSLVVLADGPVKSIADLKGARIGYSVGGFEDALLGAMLKEAGLSLDDIELINVNWSLSPSLIAGQTDAVIGAFRNFELNQMDIEGHPGRAFLPEDHGVPAYDELILLSSSHGRDDPRLPRFLRALEDATAFVQENPAEAWEVFIAAYPDLDDELNRRAWKDTVPLLADKPAKLDAKRYYDFAAFMLESGLIESSPELHVYAEELPVPCNCSAN
- the tenA gene encoding thiaminase II, with amino-acid sequence MPDLFDRLKASCPKDWEAYTRHPFVRGMADGTLPEPAFRYYLEQDYLFLIQFARAYALAGYKARTVEDLKRAKDGIAAIMDVELNLHVGFCRKWGIDPADLENLPEDPANMAYTRYVLECGMAGDLLDLHVALLPCMLGYGEIGPALDSETKARGVDTPYADWIAMYAGSDYQDACADERRYIDRLAGPQLSDTRFDDLARTFRDATRLEIKFWQMGLDAA
- a CDS encoding DUF2062 domain-containing protein: MAETETPPPSEPETEAAQPNGKKRLTGLARLLQYKLVIPIARGRHNGVPTARGTAIGLAFGLTPTVGIQMPMILVFWAAIKWLKPSWKFNLIVALAWTWPTNVLTAPAYYYLCLLTGRLMMGDSTDLGFDVFQAHVESVLSKDATFVESLWVYTHEIFRTWGVPLFVGCIPWAVAGTWAGYVLTLKFLAKLRERQRRQMLARHARRARKRAAKERARATQTE
- a CDS encoding FAD-linked oxidase C-terminal domain-containing protein; the encoded protein is MARSAESKHAANPGIGILQQRFGDRASTSAAVREQHGHGEGWFPGAPPDLVIFAHSTEEVAEIAKVCSEHKIPMIPFGTGTSLEGHVAALEGGVSIDVSQMNAVLEVNNEDLDCRVQAGVTRKQLNEYLRDTGLFFPIDPGADASLGGMASTRASGTNAVRYGTMRENVLGLTVVMADGRIIKTGGRARKSAAGYDLTRIFVGAEGTLGIITEVQLRLYGIPEAVTSAVCQYPDLESAVNTVILTIQSGIPVARIELLDDVQMGACIDYSKLDGFERKVTLFFEFHGSEASTAEQAEQVQALSDEFGGSAFRWTSQAEERTKLWEARHNAFYAACAAAPGKKGMATDACVPISKLADCILDTKRDIQDSGIYAPIVGHVGDGNYHLCLMFDPDDADELKRAKDMVERLNQRAIAYGGTCTGEHGIGYGKKHFLTAEHGEAVAVMRQLKQAFDPDNLMNPGKILSA